In Planctomonas sp. JC2975, the genomic stretch CGCGACATCCTGCACGACCAGCTCGAGCGCATCTGGCGTACGACCGGCCGCACGATCGTCTTCGTCACGCACAACGTGCGGGAGGCAGTGCGTCTGGGCCAGCGCGTTGTGCTGCTGTCGTCGCGTCCCGGACGCGTGGCCGAGCAGTGGACGATCGACGAGCGTCTGCGCAGCGGCGAAGACGAAGCGGATGCCGCGGAGCTCGCGGCTGGCATCACCGACCGTCTGCGCGGGGAGCTGGTGCGCCATGTCGCTTGACTACAGCGGGTCCGAGTACAGCGGATCCACCTCCACGACGGCACGGCCGCGCGCCGATCACGAGCGATACGCATTCTCTGATGTCGAGGCCGGACTCGACTCGCTGCAGTCCGGCGGGCACCGTTCGACGCGGTCGTGGCGGCGAGCCCTGAGCAGCGTGCTGCTGCCGGTCGCGCTTCTGGTCGTGCTCATCGTCGTCTGGCAGGTCTACGTGTGGATCGCCCAGCCGCGACCGGACATCGTGCCCAGCCCCATCGCCGTCGCGCAGTCGTTCGGCGACCTCTGGTCGAGCGGACGCCTGCAGCAGGCTGTGCTGACCAGTCTGGAACGCGGCGTGCTCGGATTCCTCATCGCCGTCGCCGTCGGGACCCCCCTCGGGTTGCTTCTCTCCGAGGTCCCTCTTCTGCGCCGGGCGGTCGGCCCGCTCATCTCGGGTCTTCAGGTGCTGCCGTCCGTCGCCTGGGTGCCCGCCGCCATCCTCTGGTTCGGCCTCTCGGACGCGACGGCCTACTTCGTCGTGCTGATGGGCGCGACGCCGTCGATCGTGAACGGCCTGCTTTCCGGCGTCGACCAGGTTCCGCCGCAGTTCCGCCGGGTCGGCACCGTGCTAGGCGCCTCGAAATGGCAGCAGGCGACGCTCGTTGTCATGCCGGCGGCGCTGCCCGGCTACCTCGGCGGCCTCAAGCAGGGATGGGCGTTCTCCTGGCGCTCGCTCATGGCAGCGGAGATCATCACGACGGGCGGAACGATGGGCTTCGGCCTCGGAACACTGCTCGACCAGAGCCGTCAGCTCGCAGACCTGTCGGGCGTGATCGTGACGATCGTGGGCATCCTCGTGATCGGGATCGTCGTCGAGCTGCTCGTATTCGCGCCGATCGAGCGCAGGATCGCGCGCGGCAGGGGACTCGCCCGCACCGCGGATTCACGCGTCGGGTCCGTCGGGAGTCCACTGTGACCGGAGCGGAGTCCGAAGCCTCGACTGCAACTGCAGCAGGATCCGTCGCGCTCATCGGCGGCGGCCCGGGGGACGCCGGGCTGATCACGCTGCGCGGGCTGGAGCTGCTGCACGCAGCCGAGGTGGTCGTGGCCGACCGGCTCGGTCCGAGGTCGCTTCTCGACGAGCTCGACGACGCCGTCGAGGTGATCGACGCGGGCAAGCATCCGGGTCACCATCCCGTACCGCAGAAGGAGATCAACCGGCTGATCGTGGAGCGCGCCCTTGCCGGCAAGCGGGTCGTGCGGTTGAAGGGGGGCGACCCGTTCGTCTTCGGCCGCGGGCATGAAGAGGTCGAGGCGTGCCGTGAGGCGGGCGTCCCTGTCGAG encodes the following:
- a CDS encoding ABC transporter permease, coding for MSLDYSGSEYSGSTSTTARPRADHERYAFSDVEAGLDSLQSGGHRSTRSWRRALSSVLLPVALLVVLIVVWQVYVWIAQPRPDIVPSPIAVAQSFGDLWSSGRLQQAVLTSLERGVLGFLIAVAVGTPLGLLLSEVPLLRRAVGPLISGLQVLPSVAWVPAAILWFGLSDATAYFVVLMGATPSIVNGLLSGVDQVPPQFRRVGTVLGASKWQQATLVVMPAALPGYLGGLKQGWAFSWRSLMAAEIITTGGTMGFGLGTLLDQSRQLADLSGVIVTIVGILVIGIVVELLVFAPIERRIARGRGLARTADSRVGSVGSPL